The Candidatus Tumulicola sp. genomic sequence AAGATCAATGCCGCATTGACTGCCGCGGACCCTAAAGGCGCGCCGTACTACGCGCGCAACGCCCGGGCCGAAATGGCGCGGCTGCGCCAACTCGATGCCTGGGTGCGCAAGCAGATCAGCACCATCCCGCCGCAAAAACGCAGCATGATCACCTTCCACGACGCCTGGCTGTATTTCGATCGCCGTTACGGCTTGCGCGACGTCGGGGTCATCGAGCTATCGCCCGGACAAGAACCCTCCGCGAGCTACCTAGCGAAACTCATCGCGACGGCGAAGGAGAATCACGTGAACGCGGTGTTCGCCGAGCCGCAATTCTCGCCGAAACTTGCGAACGAGTTGGCGACGAGCGCGGGCATCCGCACGGTGACGGACCTCTACGATGACACCCTGGGCACGACGCCGGAGCTGTCGTCCTATGACGGCATGCTGCGTTATGACGTCGCCCAAATCGTCAAGGCATTGAGCACATGAGCAAAACACCCGAGCATCCGCACGACCACACGCACGTCGCGCCTGCCGACATCAAGGCGCCGGCGGATCACAGCCACGCGATCGCGCCGGTCGCTCCCCACTTGCACCGCCATGGCGATCACCAGGCATTCCATTCGAGTGTCGCCGCGCCCGGCGTCGTCGTCGCGCTCGAAGACGTGTGCGCCGGCTACTTTGGGCGCGACGTGCTCGACGCGGTGACGTTCTCCGTCAGCGCTGGAGAATTCATCGGGATCATCGGTCCGAACGGCTCGGGCAAGACCACGCTGCTCAACGTGATCGCCGGCTTGCACCCGGCGCAATGCGGCAGCGTGACGGTTTTCGGGGCGCCTCCGCCGCCGGATCATCGCCGCATCGGCTACGTGCCGCAGATCGAGTCGGTGAACTGGGCGTTTCCCGTGACGGTTTTCGACGTCGTGCTCATGGGTCGGTATGGACGGCTCGGGCTCTTCAGACGCCCAAACGAAGCGGATCGGCA encodes the following:
- a CDS encoding metal ABC transporter substrate-binding protein, yielding MILDKARHCAVPALLGALIFAAGCAPAQRATGPKDSHALTVIASISTLASLVEAVGGDRVLVYSLVPVGASPETYEPSPQDMVKLSAAQVLFLNGAGLEIWLAKILKGAAGEHVTRVELSAGLPVAGRTPDGLGGNPHLWMDPVYAQAYVRKINAALTAADPKGAPYYARNARAEMARLRQLDAWVRKQISTIPPQKRSMITFHDAWLYFDRRYGLRDVGVIELSPGQEPSASYLAKLIATAKENHVNAVFAEPQFSPKLANELATSAGIRTVTDLYDDTLGTTPELSSYDGMLRYDVAQIVKALST
- a CDS encoding metal ABC transporter ATP-binding protein; translation: MSKTPEHPHDHTHVAPADIKAPADHSHAIAPVAPHLHRHGDHQAFHSSVAAPGVVVALEDVCAGYFGRDVLDAVTFSVSAGEFIGIIGPNGSGKTTLLNVIAGLHPAQCGSVTVFGAPPPPDHRRIGYVPQIESVNWAFPVTVFDVVLMGRYGRLGLFRRPNEADRQRTLAALEEVGMADRADSQIGQLSGGQQQRVFVARALVQDPDLMLLDEPIAGVDATSQHAIFTLLEERQRRGMTIIATTHDLSCVTTWFDKVLCLNHHIIAFGPPAEVLNDATLSATFGSHVLLIPEAGAITGRRD